A window of the Vibrio ostreae genome harbors these coding sequences:
- the yfbV gene encoding terminus macrodomain insulation protein YfbV produces MSNKAGIIHSLKDGQKYMDTWPMRKELNLLFPEPRIIKATRFAIKVMPAVAAISVLTQMTFHNAGAMPQTIVIALFAISLPLQGIWWLGNRANTQLPPALAHWYHELHEKIIETGFALEPAKAKPRYKELAAILNRAFRQLDETSLERWF; encoded by the coding sequence ATGAGTAATAAAGCAGGAATCATCCACAGCCTAAAAGATGGTCAGAAGTACATGGACACCTGGCCAATGCGCAAAGAGCTGAATCTGCTGTTTCCGGAACCGCGCATCATTAAAGCAACGCGCTTTGCGATTAAAGTGATGCCGGCGGTTGCGGCGATCAGTGTCCTGACGCAGATGACCTTTCATAACGCTGGCGCGATGCCGCAGACGATTGTGATCGCGTTGTTCGCGATAAGCCTGCCGCTGCAAGGGATATGGTGGCTGGGCAACCGAGCCAATACCCAACTGCCGCCCGCATTAGCGCATTGGTACCACGAACTGCATGAAAAAATCATTGAGACGGGGTTTGCGCTGGAACCGGCTAAGGCCAAGCCACGTTATAAAGAACTAGCCGCTATTCTCAATCGGGCATTTCGTCAACTGGATGAAACCTCGCTAGAGCGTTGGTTCTGA
- a CDS encoding ABC transporter substrate-binding protein: protein MKARKAIATAVLAGAALLSSQSIMAKTAKVAVSQIVEHPALDAARQGLLDGLKAKGYEEGKNLEFDFKTAQGNPAIAVQIARQFVGENPDVLVGIATPTAQALVAATKSIPIVFTAVTDPVGAKLVKQMEQPGKNVTGLSDLSPVEQHVELIKELMPNVKSIGVVYNPGEANAVSLMDLLKSSADKHGLTLVEATALKSADVQSATQAIAAKSDIIYALIDNTVASAIEGMIVAANQAKTPVFGAATSYVERGAVASLGFDYYQIGVQTADYVAKILDGAKPGSLNVEIAKGSDLVINKTAADKLGMTIPQSVLDRATSVK, encoded by the coding sequence ATGAAAGCACGCAAAGCTATTGCGACCGCCGTTCTGGCGGGCGCTGCATTACTCTCGTCGCAAAGCATTATGGCGAAAACCGCCAAAGTCGCAGTATCACAAATTGTTGAACACCCGGCACTTGATGCCGCTCGTCAGGGCCTGTTAGATGGTTTGAAAGCCAAAGGTTATGAAGAGGGCAAAAACCTCGAGTTTGATTTTAAAACCGCGCAGGGCAACCCCGCAATTGCCGTTCAGATCGCTCGTCAGTTTGTGGGTGAAAACCCGGATGTACTGGTTGGGATCGCAACCCCGACCGCGCAGGCTCTGGTTGCTGCAACCAAATCTATCCCTATCGTTTTTACTGCAGTAACCGATCCTGTCGGTGCCAAACTGGTGAAGCAGATGGAACAGCCGGGCAAAAACGTCACCGGTCTGTCGGATCTTTCTCCGGTAGAACAGCACGTAGAGCTGATTAAAGAGCTGATGCCAAACGTGAAATCGATTGGCGTGGTTTACAACCCGGGTGAGGCTAATGCGGTCAGCCTGATGGATCTGCTCAAATCATCTGCCGATAAACATGGCCTGACTCTGGTTGAAGCAACTGCACTGAAAAGTGCCGATGTTCAGTCAGCTACTCAAGCTATCGCTGCGAAGTCAGACATCATTTATGCGCTGATCGACAATACAGTGGCGAGTGCAATTGAAGGCATGATCGTGGCGGCGAACCAGGCGAAAACGCCGGTATTTGGTGCTGCAACCTCTTATGTTGAGCGTGGTGCTGTGGCAAGCCTTGGCTTTGACTACTACCAGATTGGTGTGCAGACCGCAGACTACGTAGCCAAAATCCTGGATGGTGCTAAACCGGGCAGCCTGAACGTTGAAATCGCGAAAGGTTCTGACCTGGTGATCAACAAAACCGCGGCCGACAAACTGGGTATGACCATTCCGCAATCCGTCCTGGATCGTGCGACCAGCGTAAAATAA